Genomic segment of Actinomycetota bacterium:
GCCGTGCTCGCCACCGTGGCTGGCGGGGCGGTCGAGGTCGAACCGCGGCCCGGATGGCGCGAACCGCTGTGCCTGTTCCTGGCCGTGGGCATGGACGCCGGCGCCCGCAAGAGCGGCGTGTTCACCGCCCTCACTTGCCCAGTCGCCGACTTCGAACGCCAGCAAGCCACCGCCGCCCTTCCATCAATCACCGAGACCATCACCCTGCGGCGCATCGCCGACCAGGCCGCCGCCCACGCCGAGGCCGCGGCAAGCAAAGCCCCCGCCGACCAGCAGGAAGAACGCCAAGCCGAGGCCATCGCCCGCGCCGCCGAAGCCGCCAACCTGGCCGTGCCGCCGGTGCCGCGGCGGCTGGTCGATGACGCCACCCCCGAAGCCCTGGCCAGCCTGCTGGCCACCCACGGCCGCATCGCCCTGCTGTCACCCGAAGGGGATGTGTTCGATCAGATGGCCGGCCGCTACAACCAGAACGCCGGCCCCAACCTGGGCGTCTACCTCAAAGGCCATGCCGGCGACCTGCTCAAGGTTGACCGCCGCGGCCGCCCGCCCGAGTACGTGCAACGGCCGTGTCTGACCATCGGCCTCACTGTCCAGCCTGAAGTCCTGCAAGGCCTGGCCGGCCGACCCGGGTTCCGGGGCCGGGGGCTGCTGGCCCGGTTCCTCTACAGCCTCCCGGCCAGCCTGGTCGGCCGCCGCCAGCCCGGCGCCCCACCCGTCCCATCGGCGGTGGCCGACCGCTACGCCCTCGAGCTCCAAGCCCTGGCCGCCAGCCTGACCATCCCAGCCAGTGACGACCCCACAGTCCTGACCCTCGACCCATCGGCGGGGGAGCTGCTGCTCGGCTACGAGCGCGCCCTGGAGCCGCGGCTGGCCGCTGGCAGCGGCGACCTGGCCCACTTGGCCGGCTGGGCAGCCAAGCTTGCTGGCGCAACCTGCCGCCTCGCCGCCCTCCTCCACCTAGCCAGCCACCTGCGCGACGGCTGGGCCCAGCCGATCGGGGTCGAGACCTTCGCCGGCGCCGTCCGGCTGGCTGACTACCTCATCGCGCACGCCCGGGCCGTGTTCGACCTGATGGGGGCCGACCCTCGAGTCGACGACGCCTGCTGGCTCCTGAACTGGGTCAGCCGCACCAGCCGGACCCAGTTCAGCCGCCGCGACGCCCACCGGGCCGCCCCCCGCGGCCGCTTCGCCACGGCCACCGACCTCGAGCCAGCCCTCCGGCTGCTCGAGGAGCACGGCTACCTCCGCCGCGTCGACCCTGAGCCCTCCCAGGACCCACGCGGCCGCGGCCGACCCGCTTCGCCTC
This window contains:
- a CDS encoding YfjI family protein — translated: AVLATVAGGAVEVEPRPGWREPLCLFLAVGMDAGARKSGVFTALTCPVADFERQQATAALPSITETITLRRIADQAAAHAEAAASKAPADQQEERQAEAIARAAEAANLAVPPVPRRLVDDATPEALASLLATHGRIALLSPEGDVFDQMAGRYNQNAGPNLGVYLKGHAGDLLKVDRRGRPPEYVQRPCLTIGLTVQPEVLQGLAGRPGFRGRGLLARFLYSLPASLVGRRQPGAPPVPSAVADRYALELQALAASLTIPASDDPTVLTLDPSAGELLLGYERALEPRLAAGSGDLAHLAGWAAKLAGATCRLAALLHLASHLRDGWAQPIGVETFAGAVRLADYLIAHARAVFDLMGADPRVDDACWLLNWVSRTSRTQFSRRDAHRAAPRGRFATATDLEPALRLLEEHGYLRRVDPEPSQDPRGRGRPASPRFLVNPLPRTAEMTETPKTTAGAVSVDSGVSAARGDTSGGHR